Within Lagopus muta isolate bLagMut1 chromosome 1, bLagMut1 primary, whole genome shotgun sequence, the genomic segment CTTTTGAGTGATCTAGTACctctttcattatttcacaCTCTGATTTTGACACTATACACATTTTCATGGTATGGCACATTTGTCATTTAGTGAAGAAATGACCTGTAAGAAGTTATAGACTCCCTGACTTCAAAAATGTCAGTGTCTTTCTCTttagctgctgtgctgccttgaCCCTGGCCAGCAGCCAAACACTCATGAAGCTGCTcactcccctccccctccccagcaggatGGGAAAGgacaagaagaacaaaaatgagaaatctcCCGGGTCAATGCAAGGGCATTGTTAGGTGAaggaatgaggaagaaaataaacaaccaaAAAGTCCTAAATGAAGCAAGGGAAATCACTCACCACCTCCCTCCAGCTGACCAATGCAAAGCCAGTCAGAGAGCAATGGTCATCTTTTTAGCCAACAAAAACCCTTTGTTCTTCCTCTACCCCTGATTCTCTTGATGAACACAATGTTATGTGGTGTAACATCCCCTTTGGTCAGCTGTGGCCAGTCATCCTGGTTGTATTCACTCCCAGCCACTTGATCATCCTCAGCCACCAATTTAAGGAAGCAgactgagaaatggaaaataacttGATGATGCCATGCAAATGCTGTTCAGTATATTGGTATGCTATCAATACCTTTAACCACAAATCCAAAACATAGCACTGTATAAACTCAATTCTTCATTGAGTTTTTTCAGTGAAAGTCATCCCTGCCAGACCTGGTATATTTTGCTACTACTGATTGTACTCACAGTGACTCATTTTAGGAAAGATTTATTTGGCTGTTTTTGCATATTCAGATGCAGAAGTGCATTTTGACAGACTTTACTGCTATTGTATCTTagcaaattttgtttgtttactgcCTGAATTGTGTGaacatttctgattttgatGTGGCTTTGAAGTAACAACACTTAACAACTTGtttctaaggaaaacaaatcccGTACTTTACTTGACCCAGAAGGGCAATCAGATACCATAAGTGTCTGTAGGTCTTGTAACTTGTCAATGGTGCTGAATCTTTTAATAACGAAATCAGCAGAGAGGGAGCTGTTGCTATAACTCTAGTTTCAGTAACACTTAAATGGCCCTTTTAACTGTACAAGCTGAGAACCTGTTAAATTAGTTACCTATTGCCTCTTGGTCCAATTTAGCCTGCATCTCTTAACTTCTAAGGAACTCTAAAATATTGGTTTTTGATGGGAGAGGTTACTGGTGATGAACAAGGAACTTTTTAGGTCTCTTAAGTTACTATCTTATATGTTTGCAATTAAGGACCTTGTAATAATAAGTAGAGCCCATTTTAGTACTGTCCATGCCTTCAGAGACTGAGATTCTAATTTGCATCATGTtttggcacagctcagcttcaTTTCCTTCCAAATGGTTTCCTTCACATAAAGTGTATTCCTAAATATGACCAAAATGGAACTATTATTTGAAACCTATCTTTTTAGTTTTTGGATCCATAAGAAGAGGTTGATTAAAATGATATGAGATAGGGAAGAGATCCACAactaggaaagagaaaagatttctgaagtATCGTGGGAAGTATAAGAAATCACTCTGGGCTTAGACAATTTTgtatcaaaaaatattttcttctcttggaaAGTATTTTCTAGTTGTCAAAGCTGGCTAAGGAAACGTCAGGTGGGACCCATCCCAACTGGTGGGTGGGAGAAGGCATAAAGCCCTGGCATAACTGTTTGGTGGCTGAAACACGTGTAAAATAACCAGACATTAATGTATGCCTGGTGGAGCACATGAAATTAGGAGCTGGAGCCCAAAAGTATGGAGGAAGCAGGATGTGTTTTGAACTGCAAATcatttaagaaattatttttttctaaattatctttcatttccaggtgaaaataaaaacttggTAACATTCAGCAGCATCAAGAATAGCTTCTTCAGCAAGCTTTGAAAATGGTAGCTTTTACTTTTCTAAGTATCTCCACTGCCAGAGCTTTCTTTTATGGTCATATCCTCAAATATCCAAATACAGGAGATTCTACCTCTAAATCTTTGGTtaacagaaaagagacagacTTTTTACTTTGCCATAGCTGCATGAccatctttctttcatttactCATAGTGTCTTTCCATTAAAAGATGCCACCCATCTTTAGGTCTgtagtatttatttctgaagttgttACTTACACCAAAAGCTATGATAACTGTGGTGACAAAGAGAGTGTATCCGAGAAGAAGGAACCAACACCACCAGGTGGGTTCTGATCTTACACAGTTTTTGCACGTGAAATctgaaatgaagaggaagaaaattaagtatttgaaaaattagGAAGTAGTTGCTTTTCTGATATGATTTAATCTGAAGGATTAGTGAAGATTGACTAGTCAGCACAGTTGTCTttatcacattttatttctctttttttctggactgAAAGGTTATACTTCTCATGAAGGAACTATTGTCTTCTTTCTACTTCAGTGATGAATTTTTTAAACTGCTCTGAGCTAATTGTAAAATGAATAGTAAACAAATTTCACAGGTGATAGATCCAAAAACATCTTTATTATATTGCACATACTTAAGTTATgataaaaaatatgttttgggtttttttaataaataaattaaacatatGGTATGGTATATAAAATCAGAAGGAATCATtgacagctgtttttctttaggGATTCAGAAGAACTGCATTGggaaattattatatataaagtGAAATCTAGTAACAGAGAGATGCTTTGTAGCCTTTAGCAAGCACTAATCAGATAAGCCTGCAAGTCTACAAGCAAAAAACTTGCCTCCTCCAGAATTATTTACCTCAGTCACTGAGGTAATTGTCCCCTTCAGGATTACAAAAATTGTTTATATAAATTGAGGCTAGGAGAAGAGTTATGAAgtgctgaaaataattttacaattATGTGGAGAGAATCTCGTGCTCCTGCATATCCCTACTCTCACACACACTTCATAAAATCACCCACATTTCTTAATTTACTATTAATTTTTCAGAACCTGGAGGTTAAAGAACAGATTGCATACTTCAAAACAATAATGCTGGCACACAAGGACTGAGGAAAACGATGAAAAGTGAATGTCAcggatttttatttttgtatggaGCAAAGTCTCAGTAAATGTTTGTGGataatactgagaaaaaaaatatttcgTGTTCtaaatatataatgtatatactAATACAGAAGATTAACCCAAATACTATAATacacaaaatgttttatgtatATAATATGTATTGATTATTGAATCAATGTTTTATTGCTCACAGTCAGATTCTCAGATCATGACTGTAGATTGCTTTTTCCCCATCCTTCTTCTCACAGCACTGAGTGGTAGAATAGAAATCAGTAAAACTGATGGAATATTTAACTCACTTTGCATCCATTAATACAATTGCTTTGACTATCAGATACCTCTTACCGTGCACTGTCAGCTTGGTTCCGTTTCCACATTTGCCATGGGTTTTCTGGGTTAGTATCACATCACAGAAATATGAGTTGCTGTCATTCTTGTCAACATTGCTCAGTTTTAAGATAGAGAATCCCCTGAATATGTCCTTGGTAATGTGTACGCGTGGCCTTCCTGCTCCTGAACTTGACCGAAGACTCTGCTGGTTGTCACAGCTGGGGCCCTTCCTCCAGTACACAACTGGCTCCTCATTCTCCTCCTTGGGGTATTCAAAGACACAGAACATCCACACAGTGGAGTTAAGAAGCACACTGGCATCTTCGGGGTATTGCAAAACCAAGAGTTCTGGCCCACTGCTAGCtgtaattaataattaattatcACATTTATTAAGGAAGGTTAATGTTCTAGTAATATTCTTCTTAGTCCAATACattgttatttaaatatttgattgCAACTTGTTTTGTGCAGGAATAATTGCaaacaaggaaatgaaattatAGCTAAATgaagtacaaataaaaaatgaaatgaatacaGCAGTAAAAAGTTTTGCAGCAATATACTGTAttcttgtattaaaaaaaatagaagaatattCAAGTTTACCCACATGCACCACTTCTCATATTTTCTGTACAATGCCAAAAGTTTTGTTTCTATGCCATGTCAATACAAGTCTTGAATTTCCATAATTTTTCAGCTTCATTAATTCTTAACATCATATCTAGGTCCTTTGCTggttttcaattttatttttttaaattctttataAAATTTTATATGAGTACTGTGTGCAAATAAAATAACCATATAGAACTAAAGCAGAAGGATGAGGAAGATTCTGGAAGATCTTCTTTATGGAAGATTCTATCCATAGAATAATGGATATTTTGAGAATGATTTCTTGTATATATCTGTTGTGCAGACAACAATGAGGTAAAGGACTGGAAGTATGCCTGAGCACATCTATTACTGTGCCATGAGCAGgtaaagtacaaaaaaaaaaaaaaaaagaacaatccaacaacaacaaaaaaacacttattAGTTAAAGTTAGATTGCAATGAACAGGTATTAAATGGAAAGAATTCTGAAGGTTAAGCTGATAATACATTTAATTACTCCCTCTGCCAGAGGGTTGGAAGATATCTAGTTCCATCcatgtgctgtgggcagggctgccaccctccagatcaggctgcccaggaccccatccagcctgactttgcaTGCTTCCAGGTATAGGACATGCACAGTTTCTCTG encodes:
- the LOC125685528 gene encoding uncharacterized protein LOC125685528 isoform X1, coding for MCAHHRQKRDPAREINTISTSHFPFIVTLQDSASSGPELLVLQYPEDASVLLNSTVWMFCVFEYPKEENEEPVVYWRKGPSCDNQQSLRSSSGAGRPRVHITKDIFRGFSILKLSNVDKNDSNSYFCDVILTQKTHGKCGNGTKLTVHDFTCKNCVRSEPTWWCWFLLLGYTLFVTTVIIAFGIHHCCKKWKNDTRNTDSSTTLPSEWIYEKPPKPVNNGSNQEYEDMSLIRTFSHIERKVI
- the LOC125685528 gene encoding uncharacterized protein LOC125685528 isoform X2; the protein is MRIGILFMISYLVNTAASSGPELLVLQYPEDASVLLNSTVWMFCVFEYPKEENEEPVVYWRKGPSCDNQQSLRSSSGAGRPRVHITKDIFRGFSILKLSNVDKNDSNSYFCDVILTQKTHGKCGNGTKLTVHDFTCKNCVRSEPTWWCWFLLLGYTLFVTTVIIAFGIHHCCKKWKNDTRNTDSSTTLPSEWIYEKPPKPVNNGSNQEYEDMSLIRTFSHIERKVI